From a single Arachnia propionica genomic region:
- a CDS encoding rhodanese-like domain-containing protein, whose amino-acid sequence MGLFDFLSKRSSGLSVEDAVLALSKGAVLIDVRSKAEYEAGHAPGARPVDPKDLHDDPLDAIHGGDPLAERDSAVVVICDNGLRSSIAAAELREKGILAESVSGGLIAWGRDGNPIIPGPYRRR is encoded by the coding sequence ATGGGTCTGTTCGACTTCCTGAGCAAACGCTCCTCCGGTCTGAGCGTCGAGGACGCAGTGCTGGCACTCAGCAAGGGTGCCGTTCTGATAGACGTCCGCTCCAAGGCCGAGTACGAGGCCGGGCACGCACCCGGCGCCAGGCCGGTCGACCCCAAGGACTTGCACGACGACCCCCTTGACGCCATTCACGGCGGCGACCCCCTGGCCGAACGCGACTCCGCCGTCGTCGTGATCTGTGACAACGGGCTGCGCAGCTCCATCGCCGCGGCGGAACTTCGGGAGAAGGGCATCCTCGCGGAGTCGGTCTCGGGCGGGTTGATCGCCTGGGGCCGCGACGGCAACCCGATCATCCCCGGCCCCTACCGCCGCCGATGA
- a CDS encoding ABC transporter ATP-binding protein encodes MNFTTSISVRGLTRIYDVPGRDDARVVALDQVDADFPAGSFTAIVGASGSGKSTLLHCMAGLDQPTSGRVSMLGTTTSEMKPAKRAAFRAANTGFVFQEYNLIASLTAAENVSMPSRLAGTPLPDSQIRDALEAVGLGHRANLKPHQLSGGERQRVAIARVMASHPRIVFADEPTGALDLDSTGLVLNWLRELASRGTTVVMVTHDVEAAALADSVAVMGQGQLAEWSTARDARVIAELVHTVRAL; translated from the coding sequence ATGAACTTCACCACCTCGATCTCCGTCCGCGGCCTGACCCGCATCTACGATGTGCCGGGGCGCGACGACGCCCGCGTGGTCGCGCTCGACCAGGTCGACGCCGATTTCCCCGCAGGAAGTTTCACCGCGATCGTCGGCGCCTCCGGTTCGGGCAAGTCGACGCTGCTGCACTGCATGGCAGGTCTCGATCAGCCCACCAGCGGCCGGGTATCCATGCTCGGCACCACCACCTCGGAGATGAAACCTGCCAAACGCGCCGCGTTCCGTGCCGCCAACACCGGGTTCGTGTTCCAGGAGTACAACCTCATCGCATCACTGACCGCCGCCGAGAACGTGTCCATGCCTTCCAGGTTGGCTGGCACTCCACTCCCGGACAGCCAGATCCGGGATGCCCTCGAGGCCGTCGGCCTCGGGCATCGGGCCAACCTGAAGCCTCATCAGCTCTCCGGCGGCGAACGTCAGCGCGTGGCCATCGCCCGGGTGATGGCCAGCCACCCCAGGATCGTCTTCGCCGACGAACCCACCGGCGCCCTCGATCTCGACTCCACCGGCCTGGTCCTCAACTGGCTGCGAGAACTCGCCTCACGGGGAACAACGGTGGTCATGGTCACCCACGACGTCGAGGCCGCAGCCCTGGCGGACTCCGTCGCGGTGATGGGTCAGGGCCAGCTCGCGGAGTGGTCGACCGCCCGCGACGCCCGGGTGATAGCCGAGCTCGTCCACACGGTCCGCGCGCTCTGA
- a CDS encoding ABC transporter permease — translation MSTLIWKDLRHHASEWLWSLLVATVGGTIIGVVITSWWSAVQWSLTHPDGPYMLASNILGSNMVSYIGVATALVISTTLGLTVTAQQRSHALWKVLGIPGRRIRSVILWQVCAVGLVGGLLGGLLALPTTRVYLLTWREFSLFPDDLPLSMPLFGIPATMLVTALFSVLGGLGTARRAANVPEMQALREAASPKTRTKLWQWIAAGFFLIPVVLMPILINLPPEALHSAHTPEMPDVPAEAATADFESPGDRAVLGGGIGLMVTLAALFIPNWTVRPLLIGWTSLIPGRSPAWFAARANARHRSAFSLTTIVPFAIAVAMTGVFHTVANAGRAAGGMHGGVNGFLTIMVPIFFVAGAGGIANIAMVGRTRRQEGALLGVIGARSGTILGSTILEGAIYATTGILFGLAVTLLSATSAALMSGGGMEVFIGSIPVTTLLPAIGASLVLAITTTWLPAQLDRGPMMESLRQPV, via the coding sequence ATGTCAACCTTGATCTGGAAGGACCTGCGTCATCACGCCAGCGAGTGGCTGTGGTCGCTGCTAGTGGCCACCGTCGGCGGCACCATCATCGGAGTCGTCATCACCTCGTGGTGGAGCGCCGTGCAATGGTCTCTGACCCACCCAGATGGGCCGTACATGCTCGCGAGCAACATCCTCGGCAGCAACATGGTGTCCTACATAGGAGTGGCCACCGCCCTGGTCATCTCGACGACCCTCGGCCTGACGGTGACCGCCCAGCAGCGTTCCCACGCGCTGTGGAAGGTGCTCGGCATACCCGGCCGCCGTATCCGTTCGGTCATCCTGTGGCAGGTCTGCGCCGTCGGTCTGGTCGGTGGGCTGCTGGGAGGGTTGTTGGCCCTGCCCACGACCCGTGTGTACCTGTTGACATGGCGTGAATTCAGCCTGTTCCCGGATGACCTGCCCCTGTCGATGCCGTTGTTCGGGATTCCCGCGACAATGCTCGTCACCGCCCTGTTCAGCGTGCTCGGCGGATTGGGAACAGCGCGCCGAGCAGCGAACGTCCCGGAGATGCAGGCGCTGCGGGAGGCGGCATCCCCCAAGACCCGGACGAAACTGTGGCAGTGGATCGCAGCCGGCTTCTTCCTGATTCCCGTGGTGCTGATGCCGATCCTCATCAACCTTCCCCCCGAGGCCCTGCACAGTGCTCACACCCCGGAGATGCCCGATGTGCCGGCCGAGGCGGCAACCGCGGATTTCGAGTCCCCGGGCGACCGTGCCGTCCTGGGCGGAGGCATCGGGCTCATGGTCACCCTGGCGGCGTTGTTCATCCCGAACTGGACCGTTCGCCCGCTGCTGATCGGGTGGACGAGCCTGATTCCCGGCCGCAGTCCGGCCTGGTTCGCCGCCCGCGCCAACGCCCGGCATCGCTCGGCGTTCAGCTTGACGACTATCGTGCCTTTCGCCATCGCCGTCGCCATGACCGGCGTCTTCCACACCGTAGCCAATGCCGGACGGGCTGCCGGCGGCATGCATGGCGGGGTCAACGGTTTCCTGACCATCATGGTCCCGATCTTCTTCGTCGCCGGCGCAGGGGGCATCGCGAACATCGCGATGGTGGGACGGACCCGCCGCCAGGAGGGAGCCCTGCTCGGGGTGATCGGAGCGAGGTCGGGCACGATCCTCGGATCCACGATCCTGGAGGGCGCGATCTACGCCACTACCGGAATCCTTTTCGGGCTGGCTGTGACTCTGCTCAGCGCCACCTCCGCTGCCCTGATGTCCGGGGGCGGGATGGAGGTCTTCATCGGCTCCATCCCGGTCACAACGCTGCTGCCCGCGATCGGGGCATCACTCGTGCTGGCCATCACCACCACGTGGCTACCCGCCCAGCTCGACCGCGGGCCAATGATGGAGAGCCTGCGCCAGCCGGTTTGA
- the bluB gene encoding 5,6-dimethylbenzimidazole synthase gives MDLDCKEALEAIIKRRRDVRAEFTGDPLGEEELADLLNAAHAAPSVGNSQPWDFVVVRDTAILDAFAEHVAQCRQDYADSLDEDQREKFNPIKIEGIRESGLGIVATYDPTRFGPNVLGRHTISDAGTFSVVCAVQNLWLMATALDLGVGWVSFYQELFLKELLGLPERVRPVGWLCVGRVTKLQEIPDLIRFGWNHRIALEEVVHHDRW, from the coding sequence ATGGATCTGGACTGCAAGGAAGCCCTCGAAGCGATCATCAAGCGCCGCCGCGACGTGCGTGCCGAGTTCACCGGCGACCCCCTGGGCGAGGAGGAACTCGCCGACCTTCTGAATGCGGCGCACGCCGCCCCGAGCGTGGGCAACAGTCAGCCGTGGGATTTCGTCGTGGTCCGCGACACCGCCATCCTCGACGCTTTCGCCGAGCACGTCGCGCAGTGTCGGCAGGACTATGCCGACTCCCTCGACGAGGACCAGCGGGAGAAATTCAATCCCATCAAGATCGAGGGGATCCGCGAATCCGGGCTGGGAATCGTCGCCACCTACGATCCGACACGCTTCGGCCCCAACGTCCTGGGACGCCACACCATCAGCGACGCCGGGACGTTCTCGGTGGTGTGTGCCGTGCAGAACCTGTGGCTGATGGCCACCGCCCTGGACCTCGGAGTCGGATGGGTGTCGTTCTACCAGGAACTCTTCCTCAAGGAGCTGCTCGGGCTTCCAGAACGGGTGAGACCGGTCGGCTGGCTGTGCGTGGGTCGCGTGACGAAACTCCAGGAGATCCCCGACCTGATCCGTTTTGGCTGGAATCATCGCATCGCCCTAGAGGAGGTCGTCCACCACGACCGCTGGTGA
- a CDS encoding type IV toxin-antitoxin system AbiEi family antitoxin domain-containing protein gives MKSRVALQQLAEVTESQWGMVTTAQARAQGIDHMTLKRLNDDGHLVRLIHGVYRSAGAPSTEHEELRAAWLATEPRRLALERLHDDRPGIVVSGESAARLHGIGDLWATRSEFTSPTRRQSQRLDVRYRTRNLPREDVTVRDGLPTTTRERTIADLIEDRQDLSTVADALRDATRQSSLDTERLTELLAPLARRNGCAAGDGAALLEKLSRSAGIDEDSWVRRIAENGPLMAKILTSPQAQTIFEKLPNVFSDLLGASGLQKAFAATNQKVWKSFHTGNTEFFVPETTELLANTIRNQLVHPMASASRPTPPPLESDMPHECEDPR, from the coding sequence ATGAAGTCACGTGTGGCGCTGCAGCAGCTGGCGGAGGTGACCGAGTCCCAGTGGGGCATGGTCACAACCGCCCAGGCCCGCGCACAAGGCATCGACCACATGACCCTCAAACGGCTCAACGATGACGGCCATCTGGTCCGGCTCATCCACGGCGTCTACCGCAGCGCCGGCGCCCCGAGCACGGAACACGAGGAACTTCGGGCAGCGTGGCTCGCGACCGAACCCCGCAGGCTGGCTCTCGAACGCCTCCACGACGACCGCCCGGGGATCGTCGTCTCCGGGGAATCCGCTGCCCGGCTCCACGGCATCGGAGACCTCTGGGCCACTCGGAGCGAGTTCACCTCGCCGACACGGCGGCAGAGCCAGCGGCTCGATGTCCGGTACCGCACCCGGAACCTTCCCCGTGAGGATGTCACCGTCCGGGACGGCCTGCCTACGACCACACGGGAACGCACCATCGCCGACCTCATCGAAGATCGACAGGACCTCAGCACCGTCGCGGACGCTCTCCGGGACGCCACCCGGCAGTCTTCCCTGGACACCGAACGCCTCACCGAGCTCCTGGCTCCCCTGGCGCGCCGCAACGGCTGTGCGGCAGGTGACGGCGCGGCGCTGCTGGAAAAGCTCTCCCGGTCGGCGGGAATCGACGAGGACAGCTGGGTCAGACGCATCGCAGAAAACGGACCCCTCATGGCAAAGATCCTCACGTCTCCCCAGGCGCAGACCATCTTCGAGAAGCTCCCGAACGTCTTCAGTGACCTCCTCGGCGCCTCAGGACTCCAAAAAGCCTTCGCAGCAACGAACCAGAAGGTCTGGAAGTCTTTTCACACAGGAAACACCGAATTCTTCGTCCCGGAAACCACTGAGCTGCTCGCGAACACGATTCGCAATCAGCTGGTTCATCCGATGGCAAGCGCATCACGTCCCACTCCCCCGCCGCTGGAGTCCGACATGCCACACGAGTGCGAGGATCCTAGATGA
- a CDS encoding nucleotidyl transferase AbiEii/AbiGii toxin family protein — protein sequence MTDPYRTPAAVESAIRSAAQKAARNDRSLSAQERIRLEYFHRFLCRIFSETPTDAWLLKGGTALLARVPSARATSDVDLFNRHHSLAAALTELRRLAALDLGDFFRFEYVSHTDSLGGKQQAYTEGIRVSFDVYIGVNKKDRLNVDLVVKAVTTDTPETIIPSNVLALPKLPQCEYRLYPLVDQMADKVCATLSLYNGHPSTRVKDLVDLVLLTLTQTIDGGRLEVAITREAASRGLPFPETFTAPPDWDVSYRRLASPISDCKDHLTVALATSLVNALLEPLLAGKAKGLRWDPKIRAWV from the coding sequence ATGACAGACCCCTACCGGACGCCGGCGGCGGTCGAGTCGGCAATACGATCAGCCGCTCAGAAAGCAGCCCGGAACGACAGGTCCCTCAGCGCCCAGGAGCGCATCCGGCTGGAGTACTTCCACCGTTTTCTGTGCCGGATCTTCTCAGAGACGCCAACCGACGCATGGCTTCTCAAGGGCGGAACGGCCCTGCTGGCCAGGGTCCCATCGGCGCGGGCAACCAGTGATGTCGACTTGTTCAATCGGCATCACTCACTGGCCGCCGCCCTGACCGAGCTTCGGCGCCTTGCGGCCCTTGACCTGGGAGATTTCTTCCGCTTCGAGTATGTCAGCCACACGGATTCACTCGGCGGTAAGCAGCAGGCCTACACCGAAGGAATCCGCGTGAGTTTCGACGTCTACATCGGCGTCAACAAAAAGGACCGGCTGAATGTCGATCTCGTTGTCAAAGCCGTTACGACAGACACCCCGGAGACCATCATCCCGTCGAATGTCCTAGCACTCCCCAAACTCCCGCAGTGCGAGTATCGCCTGTACCCTTTGGTCGACCAGATGGCGGACAAGGTGTGTGCGACACTTTCCCTTTACAACGGTCATCCTTCGACACGTGTGAAGGACCTCGTGGACCTTGTTCTCCTGACACTCACACAGACCATCGATGGCGGCAGACTCGAGGTGGCCATCACCCGAGAAGCAGCGTCCCGAGGGTTACCGTTCCCGGAGACCTTCACGGCACCTCCGGACTGGGATGTCTCCTACAGAAGACTCGCCTCCCCCATCTCGGACTGCAAGGACCACCTCACCGTCGCATTGGCCACGAGCCTCGTCAATGCGCTGTTGGAACCGTTGCTGGCTGGGAAGGCCAAGGGCCTGCGGTGGGATCCCAAGATTCGCGCATGGGTTTGA
- a CDS encoding aminoglycoside phosphotransferase family protein: MILNREGETAQDWLEALPYTVEDLLDRWYLRLEGPPMYGMCAVVLPVHCKDGKRGALKVSWVDDETRLESVALRTWGGHGAVSVLRTDEVSGAMLLERLDERRGLLDIPIQEALDIAAALLRELRVPVSAGFRSVGDIAARWGTEFPKNWRRLGEPCPEELVSSAVDVCAELAVLPAEPSLLHGDFHYANILGRGKDAWAAIDPKPLKGDPAYEVVPLLRNRWSEIRGGDETNTTVRKRMERFAGMAELDPMTVRRWCLVRSVDDAMWFQENGYEARAEISWDIARSMSADL; encoded by the coding sequence ATGATCCTGAACAGAGAAGGGGAGACTGCCCAAGACTGGTTGGAGGCCTTGCCGTATACGGTGGAAGATTTGCTCGACAGGTGGTACCTTCGCCTGGAGGGACCGCCGATGTACGGGATGTGCGCTGTGGTCCTGCCTGTTCATTGCAAGGACGGGAAACGCGGTGCCCTGAAAGTGAGTTGGGTCGACGACGAGACCCGGCTCGAGTCCGTTGCATTACGTACATGGGGCGGTCATGGAGCGGTCTCGGTGCTGCGCACCGACGAGGTGTCCGGCGCCATGTTGTTGGAGCGGTTGGATGAGCGGCGGGGCCTTCTGGACATCCCAATTCAGGAAGCGCTGGACATCGCCGCCGCCCTCCTTCGCGAACTGCGCGTTCCCGTATCCGCTGGGTTTCGCAGCGTCGGTGACATCGCTGCCCGGTGGGGCACGGAGTTCCCCAAGAACTGGCGGCGGCTCGGCGAACCGTGCCCCGAGGAGCTCGTCTCCTCTGCCGTCGATGTGTGCGCAGAGCTGGCCGTCCTGCCTGCGGAGCCCTCGCTGCTGCACGGTGACTTCCATTACGCCAATATCCTTGGGCGCGGCAAGGATGCGTGGGCCGCCATTGACCCCAAGCCACTAAAAGGCGACCCCGCGTATGAGGTGGTTCCGCTGCTGCGCAACCGTTGGAGCGAAATCCGGGGCGGTGACGAAACGAACACCACGGTGCGGAAACGGATGGAGCGGTTCGCCGGAATGGCCGAGCTGGACCCAATGACCGTGCGGCGGTGGTGTCTCGTGCGCAGCGTGGATGACGCGATGTGGTTTCAAGAAAATGGCTACGAGGCCCGGGCGGAGATTTCTTGGGACATCGCCAGGTCGATGTCGGCGGATCTGTGA
- a CDS encoding long-chain fatty acid--CoA ligase has protein sequence MIQHLAVQMRAAIAEHADRPATRIRVGGGWRTHTFREFGKRIDEAAQGLLNRGIQPGDRIGLFANNCPEWSEIDFGAATVRAIPVPIYATSTPAQIRHIAADSRLRILFVGGRSECERVLEVADDLPDLEQVVILDPWEGMPERVITYDDFRSNPDARALEARLAQAGPDDLASIIYTSGTTGDPKGVMLKHSAMIAQKEAIEELFHFGPEEHSLCFLPLSHALERAWTSIVLLKGCMNTYVPDPRTVAKVLVQAKPTLLVSVPKLYEKVFATAHAKVAASGIKRGIFKWALRVGARNQRAYRKGRRPAWFWRAQLGMADRLVLSSIRVALGGNKAVLACGGAPLRKEIEEFFSAVGMPIYTGYGLTEASPLVTFNSPGGFKIGTTGRVLKGGQLHIGEHGEVLFRGPNVMAGYWNNEEATAAAIDSDGWLHTGDAGYVDVDGFLVITDRIKDIIVTLGGKNVAPQPIEGLILADPLFEHAVLLGDNRPCVTLLVKPSLPHVEELGKLMQWPGEVADWLKSNELAEELRRRVTALTDKLPSQEKPRATELMDDDLTTDNGLLTPTLKVRRRQVEERFKELIDGMYEALERRRRSS, from the coding sequence ATGATCCAGCACCTCGCCGTGCAGATGCGCGCGGCCATAGCCGAGCACGCTGACCGCCCAGCCACCCGGATCCGGGTCGGCGGGGGCTGGCGCACTCACACCTTCCGGGAGTTCGGTAAGCGCATCGACGAGGCGGCTCAAGGGCTGTTGAACCGGGGAATCCAGCCGGGAGACCGCATCGGGTTGTTCGCGAACAACTGCCCCGAGTGGTCGGAGATCGACTTCGGCGCCGCCACAGTGAGGGCCATCCCGGTGCCCATCTACGCCACCTCCACCCCGGCACAGATCCGGCACATCGCCGCCGACTCCAGGCTACGGATCCTGTTCGTGGGCGGCCGCAGCGAGTGTGAACGCGTCCTGGAGGTCGCCGATGATCTGCCCGATCTGGAACAGGTGGTGATTCTCGACCCCTGGGAGGGCATGCCGGAGCGGGTCATCACCTACGACGACTTCCGCTCCAACCCCGATGCCCGGGCCCTGGAGGCCCGTCTCGCTCAGGCGGGCCCTGATGACCTGGCATCGATCATCTACACCTCCGGCACCACGGGCGACCCGAAGGGGGTGATGCTCAAGCACTCCGCGATGATCGCCCAGAAAGAGGCGATCGAGGAACTGTTCCACTTCGGGCCGGAGGAACATTCGTTGTGTTTCCTGCCCCTCTCGCACGCGCTGGAGCGGGCATGGACCAGCATCGTGCTGCTCAAGGGCTGCATGAACACCTACGTTCCCGACCCCCGCACCGTTGCCAAGGTCTTGGTGCAGGCGAAGCCGACGCTGCTCGTGAGCGTTCCGAAGCTCTACGAGAAGGTCTTCGCGACCGCTCACGCGAAGGTCGCGGCCTCGGGGATCAAACGTGGCATCTTCAAGTGGGCGCTGCGCGTGGGGGCCCGGAACCAGCGGGCCTACCGCAAGGGAAGGCGACCGGCGTGGTTCTGGCGCGCCCAGCTCGGCATGGCCGACCGGCTCGTCCTGTCCTCGATCCGCGTCGCCCTGGGCGGCAACAAGGCGGTCCTGGCCTGTGGTGGGGCGCCGCTGCGCAAGGAGATCGAGGAGTTCTTCTCCGCGGTCGGGATGCCCATCTATACCGGCTACGGGCTGACCGAGGCCTCGCCGCTGGTGACCTTCAACTCGCCGGGTGGGTTCAAGATCGGCACGACGGGGCGGGTGCTCAAGGGCGGGCAGCTGCACATCGGCGAACACGGTGAGGTGCTGTTCCGTGGCCCGAACGTGATGGCCGGGTACTGGAACAACGAGGAGGCCACCGCCGCCGCCATCGACTCCGACGGTTGGCTGCACACCGGGGACGCCGGATACGTCGATGTCGACGGGTTTCTGGTCATCACCGACCGCATCAAGGACATCATCGTCACCTTGGGCGGCAAGAACGTCGCTCCGCAGCCCATCGAGGGGCTCATTCTCGCCGACCCACTGTTCGAGCACGCCGTCCTGCTCGGCGACAACCGGCCCTGCGTGACGCTGCTGGTCAAACCGTCGCTGCCGCACGTGGAGGAGCTCGGAAAATTGATGCAGTGGCCGGGGGAGGTGGCCGATTGGTTGAAGTCCAACGAGCTGGCCGAGGAGCTGCGTCGGAGGGTCACCGCCCTGACCGACAAGCTCCCGAGCCAAGAGAAACCCCGCGCCACCGAGCTGATGGACGACGACCTCACCACCGACAACGGCCTGCTCACCCCGACGTTGAAGGTGCGCCGTCGGCAGGTGGAGGAGCGTTTCAAGGAACTCATCGATGGCATGTACGAGGCACTGGAACGACGTCGGCGCTCCAGTTGA
- a CDS encoding MerR family transcriptional regulator, producing the protein MTETRLIRIGEFSTLTRLSVRMLRYYDANGVLSPATTDDFTGHRFYASSQVRDATLIRQLRDVGFSVSAIAALLPQRDDPEALGRALAVQRDQLVADAEAVRHRIAEIDRLISHTTRRATMADITVTTHPAQLVAALRTKIDSYTDENTVWAKFMEAFQKQGLTYTGEPCGAIFHDPEYRDSDIDIEIWEPVAPGTVASEPLVIRELPEQRVAAATFRGGYDQFGPVNEELAEYITRSGLKITGPMYNRYIVGPVQVQDPAQYLTEICIPVV; encoded by the coding sequence ATGACCGAGACGAGACTGATCCGGATCGGGGAGTTCTCCACTCTCACCCGGCTGTCGGTGCGGATGCTGCGCTACTACGACGCCAACGGCGTCCTGAGCCCGGCCACCACCGACGACTTCACCGGTCACCGGTTCTACGCATCCTCGCAGGTGCGTGACGCGACGCTGATCCGTCAGCTGCGTGACGTCGGGTTCTCCGTCTCCGCCATAGCCGCCCTGCTCCCGCAACGCGACGACCCCGAGGCGCTGGGTCGCGCGCTCGCCGTGCAGCGCGATCAACTCGTCGCCGACGCCGAGGCGGTCCGCCACCGCATCGCCGAGATCGACAGACTCATCTCCCACACCACGAGGAGGGCCACCATGGCCGACATCACCGTCACCACCCATCCCGCGCAGCTCGTCGCCGCCCTGCGCACGAAGATCGACTCCTACACCGACGAAAACACGGTGTGGGCGAAATTCATGGAGGCGTTCCAGAAGCAGGGCCTCACGTACACCGGCGAGCCCTGTGGAGCCATCTTCCACGACCCCGAGTATCGCGACTCCGACATCGACATCGAGATCTGGGAACCCGTCGCCCCCGGCACCGTCGCATCCGAGCCGCTCGTGATCCGGGAGCTGCCAGAACAGCGGGTCGCGGCGGCCACCTTCCGTGGCGGCTACGACCAGTTCGGTCCCGTCAACGAGGAACTGGCCGAGTACATCACCCGCTCCGGGCTGAAGATCACCGGTCCCATGTACAACCGCTACATCGTTGGCCCGGTACAGGTCCAGGATCCGGCGCAGTACCTCACCGAGATCTGCATCCCGGTCGTCTGA
- a CDS encoding glycoside-pentoside-hexuronide (GPH):cation symporter has translation MNPAPWRNRLSFGLGTLGRDMSAALVSMYLMFYLTDVLHISQSATVVVTVVLVAMRIFDALNDPFMGVIVDNTRSRFGKFKPWIALGAVLWGAATLGIFVDLGFSGAAFLVWFTVVYLVWSVAYTINDISFWGMLPALSQDLKERERIGVIARICANLGLFSVVVAVVPATKALGGLLGSEQLGWLAFAALLVVLMLGFQSLTLLFTRQQVAVGASQTPFRELVRVIGRNDQLLWAAGAMLCFMGGYMTVTSLGIYYFKYVYRDEAAYSVFAAILAVTQLAGLALFPLVRRFLRRFQIHTLATLLCLAGLVVFWFAGSSLTVVAVAGVLLFTGQAFIQLLMLMFVADCVEYGQWKLGRRNESVTLAVQTFIYKASNAIGSGFVGLALLVSGISGARGVEDVTAAGIVAFKSVMLLIPMALIATSWLILRAGYRLDEKRYTEILADLEGGETSA, from the coding sequence ATGAATCCGGCACCCTGGCGCAATCGGCTGAGTTTCGGACTGGGCACACTCGGTCGCGACATGTCGGCCGCGCTGGTCAGCATGTACCTGATGTTCTACCTCACTGATGTGCTGCACATCTCGCAGTCGGCGACGGTGGTGGTGACGGTGGTTCTGGTGGCGATGCGGATCTTCGACGCCCTCAACGATCCCTTCATGGGTGTCATCGTCGACAACACCCGTTCCCGGTTCGGCAAGTTCAAGCCGTGGATCGCGCTGGGCGCGGTGCTGTGGGGGGCCGCCACGCTGGGAATCTTCGTGGATCTCGGATTCTCGGGGGCGGCCTTCCTGGTGTGGTTCACCGTGGTCTACCTGGTGTGGTCGGTGGCCTACACCATCAACGACATCTCCTTCTGGGGCATGCTGCCCGCCCTCTCCCAGGACCTGAAGGAACGGGAACGCATCGGGGTGATCGCCAGGATCTGCGCCAACCTCGGGTTGTTCTCGGTGGTGGTGGCGGTGGTGCCCGCGACGAAGGCCCTCGGCGGGCTGCTCGGCAGCGAGCAGCTGGGGTGGCTGGCCTTCGCCGCGCTGCTGGTGGTGCTGATGCTGGGTTTCCAGTCGTTGACGCTGCTGTTCACCCGGCAGCAGGTGGCGGTGGGGGCATCGCAGACCCCGTTCCGGGAGCTGGTGCGGGTGATCGGCCGCAACGACCAGCTGCTGTGGGCGGCGGGGGCGATGCTGTGTTTCATGGGCGGTTACATGACCGTCACGAGCCTCGGCATCTACTACTTCAAGTACGTCTACCGCGACGAGGCCGCCTACTCGGTGTTCGCCGCCATCCTCGCGGTGACGCAGCTGGCCGGGTTGGCGCTCTTCCCGCTGGTTCGAAGGTTCCTGCGTCGTTTCCAGATCCACACCTTGGCCACCCTCCTGTGCCTGGCGGGGCTGGTGGTGTTCTGGTTCGCGGGTTCGTCGCTGACGGTGGTGGCGGTCGCGGGGGTGCTGCTGTTCACCGGGCAGGCTTTCATCCAGTTGCTGATGCTGATGTTCGTCGCCGACTGCGTCGAGTACGGGCAGTGGAAGCTGGGACGTCGCAACGAGTCGGTGACGTTGGCGGTGCAGACGTTCATCTACAAGGCCTCGAACGCCATCGGCAGCGGGTTCGTCGGCCTGGCGCTGCTGGTCTCCGGGATCAGCGGAGCCCGGGGGGTCGAGGACGTGACTGCTGCCGGGATCGTCGCATTCAAGTCGGTGATGCTGCTGATCCCCATGGCTCTGATCGCGACGAGCTGGCTGATCCTGCGAGCCGGCTACCGGCTCGACGAGAAACGCTACACCGAGATCCTCGCCGATTTGGAGGGCGGGGAAACCTCCGCCTGA
- the deoD gene encoding purine-nucleoside phosphorylase: MSSTPHFSREIGEIAPLVLMPGDPRRAEHIARNRLDGAQLVSDVRGIGTWTGTLDGVPVTVTASGMGVPSMSIYATELFSRHGVRRICRVGTCGAFSPKVRVRDVVIASAAHTDSSVATVAVPGVTLSLAPDFDMLAAAVTQARRGSGRAVHVGSVFTSDYFYHPRTDIIPELSKLGTLAVEMEAAGLYAAAARNNAEALAVLTVSDHLLDHSADLTAAERETMFEDALEIAVAALLTLG, from the coding sequence ATGTCTTCAACCCCACACTTCTCCCGTGAAATCGGTGAGATCGCCCCTCTGGTACTCATGCCCGGTGATCCGCGTCGCGCCGAACACATCGCCCGGAACCGGCTCGATGGCGCCCAGCTGGTCTCCGACGTCCGGGGCATCGGAACCTGGACCGGCACCCTCGACGGGGTTCCCGTCACCGTGACCGCCTCCGGGATGGGGGTTCCGTCGATGTCCATCTACGCCACTGAACTGTTCTCCCGTCACGGGGTGAGGCGCATCTGCCGGGTCGGGACCTGCGGGGCCTTCTCGCCCAAGGTGCGCGTCCGCGACGTCGTGATCGCCTCCGCCGCGCACACCGACTCCTCGGTGGCCACCGTCGCGGTCCCCGGGGTGACGTTGTCGCTGGCGCCGGACTTCGACATGCTCGCCGCCGCCGTGACGCAGGCGCGACGGGGCAGCGGCAGGGCGGTTCACGTCGGTTCCGTTTTCACCAGCGACTACTTCTACCACCCCCGCACCGACATCATCCCGGAGCTGTCCAAGCTGGGTACCCTCGCGGTCGAGATGGAGGCCGCGGGTCTGTACGCGGCGGCCGCCCGCAACAACGCCGAGGCCCTGGCGGTGCTGACCGTCTCCGATCACCTCCTCGACCACTCCGCCGACCTCACGGCCGCCGAACGCGAAACCATGTTCGAAGACGCCCTCGAGATAGCGGTGGCCGCCCTGCTGACCCTCGGGTAG